A stretch of the Lolium perenne isolate Kyuss_39 chromosome 3, Kyuss_2.0, whole genome shotgun sequence genome encodes the following:
- the LOC127344841 gene encoding type I inositol polyphosphate 5-phosphatase 10 isoform X2 — translation MAFTGGEEKMKGCHPKLFGTKEKKSAKRTDGSSCNAAGDLGLSSCKTVSSSPLRTLSGVKSIRLSHFLAQPSMNKTTETLRIFVSTWNVGGKAPTAELNMDDFVPPDDNSDIYVLGFQEIVPLNAGNVLVVEDNEPAAKWLVLINQALNRPADNDTNVFQHQPSPSNESTSSRASSSLDASFSDLTKTASGSTIFQKSFLKSISKPFMPLHRKQLKTCNCPIEMIKSSYKDACFRRPKKHVDETDSSGEEEKENTRDSRSSVLSEVISAPTARDQLKYNLIVCKQMVGIFVTVWVKKELVQHIGHLRTSCIGRGILGCLGNKGCISVSMTVHQTSFCFICSHLASGQKEGDEFKRNSDVLEILRLTLFSRLCRRAGRRIPERILEHDKVIWFGDLNYRIALSYADTKKFLTENNWDALFEKDQLKIERDAGRVFKGWNEGKIYFAPTYKYSCNSDAYAGETATSNKKRRTPAWCDRILWRGDGTSQLSYYRGESKFSDHRPVCGTFIVEVEALDRKSRRRSSNADMRIGAEELLPKDKNKGLSRSLSSKTPQ, via the exons ATGGCCTTCACCGGCGGCGAGGAAAAAATGAAG GGTTGTCACCCAAAACTTTTCGGTACAAAGGAGAAGAAATCTGCAAAGAGGACAGACGGTTCAAGCTGCAATGCAG CAGGTGACCTAGGACTAAGTTCTTGTAAGACAGTATCCTCTTCCCCACTGAGAACATTATCAG GAGTTAAGAGCATACGTCTCAGCCATTTCCTGGCCCAAccctctatgaataaaacaactgAGACCCTCAG AATATTTGTCTCTACCTGGAATGTTGGTGGGAAAGCACCTACTGCTGAACTGAACATGGATGATTTTGTTCCACCTGATGACAATTCAGATATTTATGTTTTGGG TTTTCAGGAAATTGTTCCGCTCAATGCTGGTAACGTGCTTGTGGTAGAAGACAACGAACCAGCTGCAAAATGGCTTGTTCTTATAAACCAAGCATTAAACCGGCCTGCTGACAATGATACCAATGTCTTTCAGCATCAGCCATCTCCCTCCAACGAATCAAcctcctcccgagcttcttcaAGCCTCGATGCTTCATTCTCTGACTTAACAAAAACAGCAAGTGGTTCTACAATATTTCAGAAGTCTTTTCTGAAATCCATTAGTAAACCCTTCATGCCACTCCACAGAAAGCAGCTTAAGACCTGCAACTGCCCAATCGAAATGATCAAATCATCTTACAAGGATGCTTGCTTTCGACGCCCGAAAAAACACGTTGACGAGACTGATTCCTCGGGAGAGGAAGAGAAAGAGAATACAAGGGATTCTCGCAGCTCTGTTCTAAGTGAAGTAATTTCTGCTCCCACTGCAAGGGATCAACTAAAATATAATCTCATAGTGTGCAAACAAATGGTTGGTATTTTTGTCACTGTTTGGGTAAAGAAAGAACTAGTGCAGCACATCGGCCATCTAAGAACGTCGTGCATAGGGCGAGGAATTCTGGGCTGTCTAGGAAACAAG GGATGCATATCAGTAAGCATGACAGTGCACCAGACAAGCTTTTGTTTCATCTGCAGCCATTTGGCTTCAGGTCAGAAAGAAGGCGATGAATTCAAAAGAAACTCTGATGTTCTAGAGATACTGCGGCTCACGCTGTTTTCAAGGCTTTGCAGGAGAGCTGGGCGAAGAATCCCAGAGAGAATTCTTGAGCATGA CAAGGTGATATGGTTTGGGGATTTGAACTACCGTATTGCACTGAGCTACGCAGATACAAAAAAGTTTTTGACAGAAAATAATTGGGATGCCCTTTTTGAAAAGGATCAG CTTAAAATTGAACGGGATGCTGGACGAGTGTTTAAGGGGTGGAATGAGGGGAAGATATATTTTGCTCCAACATACAAGTACTCCTGCAACTCGGATGCTTATGCTGGTGAGACTGCAACATCAAATAAAAAGAGGAGAACACCAGCATG GTGTGACAGGATATTGTGGCGTGGAGATGGCACTTCACAGTTATCCTACTACCGCGGGGAGTCCAAATTTTCAGATCATCGTCCTGTCTGTGGAACCTTCATCGTCGAGGTCGAGGCATTAGATAGAAAGTCAAGGAGGCGCTCGTCTAATGCTGATATGAGAATTGGTGCTGAAGAGCTGTTACCAAAGGACAAGAATAAGG
- the LOC127344841 gene encoding type I inositol polyphosphate 5-phosphatase 10 isoform X1, with the protein MAFTGGEEKMKGCHPKLFGTKEKKSAKRTDGSSCNAAGDLGLSSCKTVSSSPLRTLSGVKSIRLSHFLAQPSMNKTTETLRIFVSTWNVGGKAPTAELNMDDFVPPDDNSDIYVLGFQEIVPLNAGNVLVVEDNEPAAKWLVLINQALNRPADNDTNVFQHQPSPSNESTSSRASSSLDASFSDLTKTASGSTIFQKSFLKSISKPFMPLHRKQLKTCNCPIEMIKSSYKDACFRRPKKHVDETDSSGEEEKENTRDSRSSVLSEVISAPTARDQLKYNLIVCKQMVGIFVTVWVKKELVQHIGHLRTSCIGRGILGCLGNKGCISVSMTVHQTSFCFICSHLASGQKEGDEFKRNSDVLEILRLTLFSRLCRRAGRRIPERILEHDKVIWFGDLNYRIALSYADTKKFLTENNWDALFEKDQLKIERDAGRVFKGWNEGKIYFAPTYKYSCNSDAYAGETATSNKKRRTPAWCDRILWRGDGTSQLSYYRGESKFSDHRPVCGTFIVEVEALDRKSRRRSSNADMRIGAEELLPKDKNKGKGLSRSLSSKTPQ; encoded by the exons ATGGCCTTCACCGGCGGCGAGGAAAAAATGAAG GGTTGTCACCCAAAACTTTTCGGTACAAAGGAGAAGAAATCTGCAAAGAGGACAGACGGTTCAAGCTGCAATGCAG CAGGTGACCTAGGACTAAGTTCTTGTAAGACAGTATCCTCTTCCCCACTGAGAACATTATCAG GAGTTAAGAGCATACGTCTCAGCCATTTCCTGGCCCAAccctctatgaataaaacaactgAGACCCTCAG AATATTTGTCTCTACCTGGAATGTTGGTGGGAAAGCACCTACTGCTGAACTGAACATGGATGATTTTGTTCCACCTGATGACAATTCAGATATTTATGTTTTGGG TTTTCAGGAAATTGTTCCGCTCAATGCTGGTAACGTGCTTGTGGTAGAAGACAACGAACCAGCTGCAAAATGGCTTGTTCTTATAAACCAAGCATTAAACCGGCCTGCTGACAATGATACCAATGTCTTTCAGCATCAGCCATCTCCCTCCAACGAATCAAcctcctcccgagcttcttcaAGCCTCGATGCTTCATTCTCTGACTTAACAAAAACAGCAAGTGGTTCTACAATATTTCAGAAGTCTTTTCTGAAATCCATTAGTAAACCCTTCATGCCACTCCACAGAAAGCAGCTTAAGACCTGCAACTGCCCAATCGAAATGATCAAATCATCTTACAAGGATGCTTGCTTTCGACGCCCGAAAAAACACGTTGACGAGACTGATTCCTCGGGAGAGGAAGAGAAAGAGAATACAAGGGATTCTCGCAGCTCTGTTCTAAGTGAAGTAATTTCTGCTCCCACTGCAAGGGATCAACTAAAATATAATCTCATAGTGTGCAAACAAATGGTTGGTATTTTTGTCACTGTTTGGGTAAAGAAAGAACTAGTGCAGCACATCGGCCATCTAAGAACGTCGTGCATAGGGCGAGGAATTCTGGGCTGTCTAGGAAACAAG GGATGCATATCAGTAAGCATGACAGTGCACCAGACAAGCTTTTGTTTCATCTGCAGCCATTTGGCTTCAGGTCAGAAAGAAGGCGATGAATTCAAAAGAAACTCTGATGTTCTAGAGATACTGCGGCTCACGCTGTTTTCAAGGCTTTGCAGGAGAGCTGGGCGAAGAATCCCAGAGAGAATTCTTGAGCATGA CAAGGTGATATGGTTTGGGGATTTGAACTACCGTATTGCACTGAGCTACGCAGATACAAAAAAGTTTTTGACAGAAAATAATTGGGATGCCCTTTTTGAAAAGGATCAG CTTAAAATTGAACGGGATGCTGGACGAGTGTTTAAGGGGTGGAATGAGGGGAAGATATATTTTGCTCCAACATACAAGTACTCCTGCAACTCGGATGCTTATGCTGGTGAGACTGCAACATCAAATAAAAAGAGGAGAACACCAGCATG GTGTGACAGGATATTGTGGCGTGGAGATGGCACTTCACAGTTATCCTACTACCGCGGGGAGTCCAAATTTTCAGATCATCGTCCTGTCTGTGGAACCTTCATCGTCGAGGTCGAGGCATTAGATAGAAAGTCAAGGAGGCGCTCGTCTAATGCTGATATGAGAATTGGTGCTGAAGAGCTGTTACCAAAGGACAAGAATAAGGGTAAAG